The genomic interval CCGGGTTTGCTTTGGGCATCTATGACTTCTCACTGCTGAAGAAATCACTTAATAACCTGCTTACGGCAACTGCTGTAAGTCTGGCGGTATCCACCCTTTATTTTTACCTGAGCCCCTTTAAGGATGTGCAGTCCGAACTGCTGGCCAGAACCTCTCCCAATATTTACGATATCCTAATAGCCTTCTTTGGAGGCCTTGTGGGGGTTATTGCCGTGACCAGGTCCGAAAAAGGGAACCCGATTCCCGGTGTGGCCATTGCAACAGCACTTATGCCGCCGCTCTGTACGGCAGGTTACGGACTTGCTACCGGACAGTGGAAATTTTTCCTGGGGGCTTTCTACCTCTACAGCATCAACTGTGTCTTTATAGGTATCGCAACCTTTCTGATTATAAAATACCTGAACTACCCTGCCGTAAAGCAGATAGATGAAAGCCATCAGAAAAGGGTCAAATACACCATCGCCTTTCTAATCACTGTTATGCTGGTGCCCAGCAGCTATCTTGCCTATTCGCTTTACAGGGAACAGCAGTTCAAAAAAAATGCGGATCTTTTTATTGAAAATGAGTTTTCCGCCAAAGGATATACCATCGTGTACAGAAAGACGGACTTCAACCCTAAAAACAAAAGGCTCGAACTGGCATTCCTCTCAAAACGCTTTTCTGAAGCAGAAATAAAAGACCTTGCC from Flavobacterium sp. YJ01 carries:
- a CDS encoding DUF389 domain-containing protein; this encodes MRILTDLLNLHEGEDDRAKTLEAVKKNITFKGANLWILACAIIVASVGLNVNSTAVIIGAMLISPLMGPIVGAGFALGIYDFSLLKKSLNNLLTATAVSLAVSTLYFYLSPFKDVQSELLARTSPNIYDILIAFFGGLVGVIAVTRSEKGNPIPGVAIATALMPPLCTAGYGLATGQWKFFLGAFYLYSINCVFIGIATFLIIKYLNYPAVKQIDESHQKRVKYTIAFLITVMLVPSSYLAYSLYREQQFKKNADLFIENEFSAKGYTIVYRKTDFNPKNKRLELAFLSKRFSEAEIKDLAGRLSRNKYLAGTQLLIRQDSTDRFNALKGDILNQIKSSENEMNLKDVRIMQLEKELARNQFDSRQILKETRALYPAVNSLSISRNTLVSPKDSITSVTAVIYDASKDLSKTDSEKLQKWLNERLSVNDVELFRKH